A window from Limanda limanda chromosome 14, fLimLim1.1, whole genome shotgun sequence encodes these proteins:
- the spry4 gene encoding protein sprouty homolog 4, with amino-acid sequence MESRVPHHIPGVSSSLISQPLLDSRVPYGRLQHPLTIYPIDQIKSSHVENDYIDSPAVVSQQPPSQKSANRRITWLGQNQEGFLGANHNHHHNHQHQQQQQGRCEPHPQPDTTTHPWISFSGRPSSISSSSSTSSDQRLLDHAAPTPMVDHNPNLHPHQGPFNTATARSPGCFSSSESKVLTSSSSSASSCTSSSKSLDLKPAKMPAGGVCSTGGQQVLALIPSSPAEKKHLNLCEHCGKCRCTECTLPRTLPSCWVCNQECLCSAQSLVDTATCMCLVKGIFYHCTEDEDDEGSCSDKPCSCSQANCCARWSFMAAISLVLPCLVCYLPATGLAKLGQKCYDNVSRPGCRCKNLQGGVSAPVCKNGGVEAKVGTLEKQQPQQGS; translated from the coding sequence ATGGAGTCCAGGGTTCCCCACCACATCCCCGGagtgtcctcctccctcataTCCCAGCCCCTGCTGGACAGTCGAGTGCCCTACGGCCGCCTTCAGCACCCCCTCACCATCTACCCCATTGACCAGATAAAGTCCTCACATGTGGAGAATGACTACATTGACAGCCCCGCTGTTGTCTCCCAGCAGCCCCCGAGCCAGAAGTCCGCAAACCGAAGAATCACCTGGCTCGGTCAGAATCAGGAGGGCTTCCTGGGGGCGAATCACAACCATCATCACaatcaccagcaccagcagcagcagcagggcagGTGCGAACCTCACCCTCAACCGGACACCACCACCCACCCGTGGATTTCCTTCAGCGGGAGGCCCagctccatcagcagcagcagcagcacctcgTCTGATCAGAGGCTGCTGGACCACGCTGCACCCACCCCAATGGTGGACCACAACCCAAACCTGCACCCCCACCAGGGCCCCTTCAACACAGCCACTGCCCGATCTCCAggctgcttctcttcctctgaatCTAAGgtcctgacctcctcctcctcctctgcttcgtcctgcacctcctcctcaaaATCGCTGGACCTCAAGCCTGCAAAGATGCCTGCAGGAGGTGTGTGCTCCACTGGTGGCCAGCAGGTGTTGGCGCTGATTCCTTCCTCCCCAGCCGAGAAGAAGCACCTCAATCTCTGCGAGCACTGTGGGAAATGCCGCTGCACAGAGTGTACGCTTCCCAGAACCCTACCCTCTTGCTGGGTCTGCAACCAGGAGTGCCTGTGCTCTGCCCAGAGCCTGGTAGATACAGCCACCTGCATGTGCCTGGTCAAAGGGATCTTCTACCACTGTACtgaagatgaggatgacgaGGGCTCCTGTTCCGACAAGCCCTGCTCGTGCTCCCAGGCCAACTGCTGCGCGCGCTGGTCCTTTATGGCTGCCATTTCCCTCGTCCTGCCTTGCCTGGTCTGCTATCTTCCAGCCACGGGCCTGGCCAAACTGGGACAGAAGTGTTACGACAATGTTAGTAGGCCCGGCTGCCGCTGCAAGAACTTGCAGGGTGGCGTGAGCGCACCTGTGTGTAAAAACGGAGGCGTGGAAGCGAAAGTTGGGACTTTAGAgaagcagcagccacagcaggGGTCATGA